The following proteins are co-located in the Pseudomonas fluorescens genome:
- a CDS encoding FTR1 family protein has product MIAPIRFLAWLVLPALMSCSFNLLAANAEGAPQALHLLDYIGADYPPTVEAGKVIDESEYREQLEFLGVLQGLVAELPQRPERAELVKGVDELLAAVTAHQDGAAVARLARQLGAKLAVAYEVSQAPVITPDPARGAPLYAQHCSVCHGTAGAGDGPASTGMTPPPANLRDAVRLDRLSLYAIYNTLGLGVEGTDMPSFADQLDDRQRWDLATYIAGFTADPAAAKSEQPFNLADLARQTPNEVLAANGPGAAATFRAQRAQPPQVKRGPAQLLDYTATTLDKSLAAFRNGDHEQAYDLSVAAYLEGFELVESSLDNVDANVRKDTEKALMAYRQSLQDGLPLEQVQQRLDVAKGKLTESAGLLGSDGLSWSLSYISGLLILLREGLEAILVLAAILAFLRNTGQQSAVRSVNVGWGLALLAGLATWALAAYVIDVSGAQRELLEGCTALFASVMVLWLGVWMHDRRHAAAWQDYIKSSLVGGGGRFGFALLAFFSVYRELFEVILFYETLWLQAGPAGHNAVLAGGATALVLLVGLAWVILRGSAKLPLALFFGINAALLCALSVVFAGHGVKALQEAGVFGTRPVAFFDFDWLGIHADAYSLSAQALAVLAIVVLYGRSRLAEKRRVVA; this is encoded by the coding sequence ATGATTGCCCCCATCCGTTTTCTCGCCTGGCTGGTGTTGCCGGCCTTGATGTCGTGCAGCTTCAATCTGCTGGCCGCGAATGCCGAGGGCGCCCCACAAGCCTTGCATTTGCTGGACTACATTGGCGCTGATTACCCACCGACGGTGGAGGCGGGCAAGGTTATCGATGAATCCGAATATCGCGAACAACTAGAGTTCCTCGGCGTGTTGCAAGGCCTGGTGGCTGAACTGCCGCAAAGGCCCGAGCGCGCGGAGTTGGTCAAAGGCGTCGACGAATTGCTAGCGGCCGTGACCGCCCACCAGGACGGCGCAGCTGTCGCTCGCCTGGCCCGTCAATTGGGCGCCAAGTTGGCGGTGGCGTATGAAGTCAGCCAAGCCCCGGTCATCACTCCCGACCCCGCGCGTGGCGCACCGCTTTACGCCCAGCATTGCTCGGTATGCCACGGCACTGCCGGTGCGGGTGATGGCCCAGCCAGTACGGGAATGACGCCGCCACCGGCCAACCTGCGAGATGCGGTGCGCCTGGACCGCCTGAGCCTCTATGCGATCTACAATACCCTCGGCCTGGGTGTTGAAGGCACTGACATGCCGTCCTTTGCCGATCAACTGGATGACCGTCAGCGCTGGGACCTGGCCACTTACATCGCGGGCTTCACGGCAGACCCGGCTGCGGCAAAAAGTGAACAACCCTTCAACCTCGCCGACCTGGCCCGCCAAACGCCTAATGAAGTGCTGGCTGCCAACGGTCCAGGCGCCGCCGCGACTTTCCGGGCCCAGCGCGCACAACCGCCACAGGTCAAGCGTGGCCCGGCACAGTTGCTCGATTACACCGCCACCACCCTGGACAAGAGCCTCGCCGCATTCCGTAACGGTGACCACGAGCAGGCTTATGACCTGTCGGTCGCCGCTTACCTTGAGGGCTTCGAGCTGGTGGAAAGCTCCCTCGATAACGTTGACGCCAACGTGCGCAAGGACACCGAGAAAGCGCTGATGGCCTACCGGCAGTCGTTGCAGGACGGCCTGCCGCTTGAGCAAGTGCAGCAGCGTCTGGACGTCGCCAAAGGCAAGCTCACCGAATCAGCTGGCTTGTTGGGCAGCGATGGCTTGAGCTGGTCGCTGAGCTATATCTCCGGGCTGTTGATTCTGTTGCGTGAAGGCCTGGAAGCCATCCTGGTGCTGGCGGCGATCCTGGCGTTCCTGCGTAACACTGGCCAGCAATCGGCGGTGCGCAGTGTGAACGTCGGCTGGGGCCTGGCGCTGTTGGCCGGTCTGGCAACGTGGGCGTTGGCGGCGTATGTGATTGACGTCAGCGGTGCCCAGCGCGAATTGCTGGAAGGCTGCACGGCGCTGTTCGCCAGTGTGATGGTGCTGTGGCTTGGCGTGTGGATGCATGACCGGCGCCATGCGGCAGCCTGGCAGGATTACATCAAGAGCAGCCTGGTCGGCGGCGGAGGGCGCTTTGGTTTTGCGCTGCTGGCGTTTTTCTCGGTATACCGTGAGCTATTCGAAGTGATCCTGTTCTACGAAACCCTGTGGCTGCAAGCCGGCCCGGCCGGGCACAACGCCGTACTGGCGGGTGGTGCTACTGCGCTGGTGCTGCTGGTGGGTCTGGCGTGGGTGATCCTGCGGGGTTCGGCGAAGCTGCCGTTGGCGCTGTTCTTTGGCATCAACGCGGCGTTGCTGTGTGCACTGTCGGTGGTGTTCGCCGGGCACGGCGTGAAGGCGTTGCAGGAAGCCGGCGTCTTCGGTACGCGGCCGGTGGCGTTTTTTGACTTCGACTGGCTGGGCATCCATGCCGATGCGTACTCGTTGAGTGCGCAGGCGTTGGCGGTGCTGGCGATTGTGGTGCTGTACGGCCGCAGCCGGCTGGCCGAAAAACGCCGTGTGGTCGCCTGA
- a CDS encoding COG3014 family protein → MAFRALTPLTLAAVTLLSGCSMFRSYDTELQATNQQLATGNVDGALTLLEKNNAGEDKDLLYFFEKGELLRAKGDLTGSQTAWRSADLQVYKWEESVKFDSEKYLAQFGSFLVNDKVRRYEGYDYEKVMLTTQMALNLLAVNDFDGARTEIKKTHEREAVIADLRDKEYLKRENEAERQGVTTQIKDLRGYPVEALDAPEVVGLKNSYQSAFSHYLAGFVYEALGEKDLAAPGYRKAAELRPNTPLLEQALMDLDKSRVGADETDVLIVVQSGLAPARDSIRLPLPIPIDGHLVITPLSFPVIKADTSTATFGQIGVDGKQQNLTALNSTTAMSRRALRDDMPGIILRTTVRAVSRGVTQNNLNKTNPMAGLVLGIASAVTEGADTRTWRTLPDMTQVTRLRLKHGEHQVSLPNALGGTLVTVKADQRYQVITLRVVGNQVFAGGLAAHVVPGTSTQAIALKQP, encoded by the coding sequence ATGGCATTTCGCGCCTTGACCCCGCTCACGCTGGCGGCGGTTACCTTGCTCTCGGGTTGTTCGATGTTTCGCAGCTACGACACTGAGCTGCAAGCCACTAACCAGCAGTTGGCCACCGGTAACGTCGACGGCGCCCTGACCCTGCTGGAAAAGAACAATGCCGGCGAAGACAAGGACCTGCTCTACTTCTTCGAAAAGGGTGAGCTGTTGCGCGCCAAAGGTGACCTCACCGGCAGCCAGACCGCCTGGCGCAGCGCCGACCTGCAGGTCTACAAGTGGGAAGAGTCGGTCAAGTTCGACAGCGAAAAGTACCTTGCCCAGTTCGGCAGCTTCCTGGTCAACGACAAGGTGCGCCGCTACGAAGGCTACGACTACGAAAAGGTCATGCTGACCACCCAGATGGCCCTGAACCTGCTGGCCGTGAATGACTTCGACGGCGCCCGCACCGAAATCAAGAAGACCCACGAGCGCGAAGCCGTTATCGCCGACCTGCGCGACAAGGAATACCTCAAGCGCGAAAACGAGGCCGAGCGCCAGGGCGTAACCACCCAGATCAAAGACCTGCGCGGCTACCCGGTAGAGGCACTGGACGCACCGGAGGTGGTCGGCCTGAAGAACAGCTACCAGAGTGCGTTCAGCCACTACCTGGCAGGCTTTGTCTACGAGGCCCTGGGAGAGAAAGACCTGGCCGCACCGGGTTATCGCAAAGCCGCCGAGTTGCGCCCCAACACGCCGTTGCTGGAGCAAGCGTTGATGGACCTGGACAAATCCAGGGTCGGCGCCGACGAGACCGATGTGCTGATCGTGGTGCAGAGCGGCCTGGCCCCGGCGCGTGACTCGATCCGCCTACCGCTGCCGATCCCGATCGACGGCCACTTGGTCATCACCCCGTTGTCCTTCCCGGTCATCAAGGCAGACACCTCGACCGCGACCTTCGGCCAGATCGGCGTCGACGGCAAGCAGCAGAACCTCACCGCACTCAATAGCACCACCGCCATGTCCCGCCGCGCCCTGCGTGACGACATGCCGGGGATCATCCTGCGCACCACCGTGCGTGCAGTCAGCCGCGGCGTGACGCAAAACAATCTGAACAAGACCAACCCCATGGCAGGCCTGGTGCTGGGCATCGCCTCGGCGGTGACCGAAGGCGCCGACACTCGCACCTGGCGCACCCTGCCGGACATGACCCAAGTGACGCGCCTGCGCCTCAAGCATGGCGAACACCAAGTCAGCCTGCCCAACGCCTTGGGTGGGACGCTGGTGACGGTCAAGGCCGACCAGCGCTATCAGGTGATCACTCTGCGCGTAGTCGGCAACCAGGTGTTCGCCGGCGGCCTTGCCGCGCATGTGGTGCCAGGCACTTCCACCCAGGCCATCGCCCTCAAACAACCTTAA
- a CDS encoding YcfL family protein gives MRHFILGALALILLAGCATPPPPEPGSAASKIVVMGKFKGIAVGAIRVARENGFLTAKVQLSNITSSNQMMYYRFAWLGADGFPVGDEETWKVLNLYANQATFLPAIANLPQAADFRLEVKTP, from the coding sequence ATGCGTCATTTCATCCTCGGCGCCCTCGCGCTGATCCTGCTCGCCGGCTGCGCCACGCCACCGCCACCAGAGCCCGGCAGCGCCGCCAGCAAAATCGTCGTGATGGGTAAATTCAAAGGCATCGCCGTCGGTGCCATTCGCGTTGCCCGTGAAAACGGCTTCCTCACGGCCAAGGTGCAACTGAGCAACATCACCAGCAGCAACCAGATGATGTATTACCGCTTTGCCTGGCTGGGCGCCGACGGCTTCCCCGTGGGCGATGAAGAAACCTGGAAAGTGCTGAACCTGTACGCCAACCAGGCGACCTTCCTGCCCGCCATTGCCAATTTGCCCCAGGCCGCGGACTTCCGTCTTGAAGTGAAGACGCCTTAA
- the lpoB gene encoding penicillin-binding protein activator LpoB, with product MFVRFSLLAVVALLASGCSNTSPVLGGKNISYGDTKAVELVTNEFGSTDLQMIAESMTRSLAQSGILQGRPVVQVYDVKNKTSEYIDTREITTSIKTQLMKTGTARFASDNTEMQSQVDQLKLQNQSGLYKKSTVSKTGNMVAAKYRLEGSISSIVKRSSDYKDVFYKFSLQLIDVESGLAEWMDEKEIRKTTER from the coding sequence ATGTTCGTACGCTTCTCGCTCCTCGCCGTGGTCGCCCTGCTGGCCAGCGGTTGCTCCAACACCTCGCCGGTACTCGGCGGCAAGAACATCAGCTACGGCGACACCAAGGCCGTGGAATTGGTGACCAACGAGTTCGGCTCCACCGACCTGCAGATGATCGCCGAAAGCATGACCCGCTCTCTGGCGCAGTCCGGCATTCTGCAAGGCCGTCCGGTGGTGCAGGTGTATGACGTGAAGAACAAGACCAGCGAGTACATCGATACCCGCGAGATCACCACGTCGATCAAGACCCAGTTGATGAAGACCGGCACCGCGCGCTTCGCCAGCGACAACACTGAAATGCAAAGCCAGGTCGACCAGCTCAAGCTGCAGAACCAGAGCGGCCTGTATAAAAAATCCACAGTGAGCAAGACCGGCAATATGGTGGCCGCCAAGTACCGCCTGGAAGGCTCCATCAGCTCCATCGTCAAGCGCAGCTCGGACTACAAGGACGTGTTCTACAAGTTCAGCCTGCAGTTGATCGACGTCGAGAGCGGCCTGGCCGAATGGATGGACGAAAAAGAAATCCGCAAAACCACGGAGCGCTGA
- a CDS encoding LysE family transporter, with translation MALDTWLAFFLASWIISLSPGAGAIASMSSGLQYGFLRGYWNAIGLQLGLAMQIAVVAGGLGAILAASSTAFYAIKWFGVAYLVYLAIKQWRALPMDMSDDAAIRPIGKPMAMMFRGFLVNASNPKALVFMLAVLPQFVNPQAPLLIQYLILGATMISVDMIVMAGYTGLASKVLRVLRTPKQQKRMNRTFAGLFVGAAGFLASLHRATA, from the coding sequence ATGGCACTCGATACATGGCTGGCCTTTTTCCTGGCCAGTTGGATCATCTCCCTTTCCCCCGGTGCTGGCGCAATCGCGTCGATGTCCAGCGGCTTGCAATACGGTTTCCTGCGCGGTTACTGGAATGCCATTGGCCTGCAACTGGGCCTGGCGATGCAGATTGCCGTGGTAGCGGGCGGGCTGGGTGCCATTCTTGCGGCGTCTTCCACTGCGTTCTATGCGATCAAATGGTTTGGTGTGGCGTACCTGGTGTACCTGGCCATCAAGCAATGGCGTGCCCTGCCCATGGACATGAGTGATGACGCGGCGATACGCCCGATCGGCAAGCCGATGGCGATGATGTTCCGTGGGTTTCTGGTCAACGCGAGCAACCCCAAGGCCCTGGTGTTCATGCTGGCGGTGCTGCCGCAGTTCGTGAACCCGCAGGCGCCTTTGCTGATCCAGTATCTGATCCTCGGCGCGACCATGATCAGCGTCGATATGATTGTGATGGCGGGTTATACGGGGTTGGCGTCGAAAGTCTTGCGTGTGTTGCGCACGCCCAAGCAGCAAAAACGCATGAACCGCACGTTTGCCGGGTTATTCGTGGGGGCTGCGGGGTTCTTGGCCAGCTTGCATCGCGCAACGGCGTAA
- a CDS encoding mechanosensitive ion channel family protein — MEALHLPLPTQWVEPAWIGVQILLILLAGYLAQRFVAKGLTRLGERYPFPPQLLMPLRGGLRWLIMGSALIFVLGRLGVSATVLWTALSGFVAVAAVAFFAMWSVLSNLLCAILIFTVGPFRLGDIVELVDTVDKPGVKGRVVAINLLYTTLIEVEDAGTGSAMVQVPNSLFFQRSVRRWPGTHVFPGDR, encoded by the coding sequence ATGGAAGCGCTGCACCTGCCGTTACCGACGCAATGGGTGGAACCGGCCTGGATTGGCGTGCAAATCCTGCTGATTCTACTGGCCGGTTATCTGGCCCAGCGTTTTGTTGCCAAAGGTCTCACTCGCTTGGGTGAGCGCTACCCGTTCCCGCCGCAATTGCTGATGCCTCTACGTGGCGGCCTGCGCTGGCTGATCATGGGCAGTGCGTTGATTTTCGTGCTGGGCCGCCTGGGCGTGTCCGCCACGGTGTTGTGGACGGCGCTGTCAGGGTTTGTCGCGGTTGCCGCTGTGGCGTTCTTCGCCATGTGGTCGGTATTGTCCAACCTGCTGTGCGCTATCTTGATATTCACCGTCGGGCCGTTCCGCCTCGGTGATATCGTCGAGTTGGTGGACACCGTCGATAAGCCCGGCGTGAAGGGTCGGGTAGTGGCGATCAACCTGCTCTACACCACGCTGATCGAAGTGGAAGATGCCGGTACCGGCAGCGCGATGGTCCAAGTGCCTAACAGCTTGTTCTTCCAGCGCTCTGTGCGGCGTTGGCCGGGCACTCATGTGTTCCCGGGCGACCGCTAG
- a CDS encoding ATP-binding cassette domain-containing protein, with the protein MIRLQSLTLQRGPQRLLEDAELTLHAGHKAGLIGANGAGKSTLFALLLGELTPDSGDCLLPADWRIAHMRQEIDTLDRIAIDYVLDGDLRLRQVQHDLAEAEKAQDGAAQARLHSELDSADGYTADARARKMLAGLGFTNEQMDRPVADFSGGWRMRLNLAQALMCPSDLLLLDEPTNHLDLDAILWLEDFLKSYPGTLLLISHDRDFLDAVVDNIAHVEQKKITLYRGGYTAFERARAERLAQQQQAFEKQQAQRAHMESYIARFKAQATKARQAQSRIKALERMEELSAAHVDSPFDFVFRESVKISSPLLDLSDARLGYGDKTILEKVKLQLTPGARIGLLGPNGAGKSTLIKNLSGELQPLAGRLTRGENLVVGYFAQHQLDSLDSKASPLLHLQRLAPTEREQTLRDFLGGFDFRGARIDEPVLNFSGGEKARLALALIAWDRPNLLLLDEPTNHLDLEMRLALTMALQEFSGAVLVVSHDRHLLKSTTDNFLLVADGKVEEFDGDLDDYARWLTDYRLRNAPVSNTPVNPDKTDKKAQRQAAAALRQQLAPHKREADKLEAELGKVHERLAKIETSLGDSAVYEAARKDELRDLLAEQAKLKVREGQLEETWMEALELLESLQAELEALS; encoded by the coding sequence ATGATCCGACTTCAAAGCCTAACATTACAGCGTGGCCCGCAACGTCTTCTCGAAGACGCCGAGCTGACCCTGCACGCCGGTCACAAAGCCGGCCTGATCGGTGCCAACGGTGCCGGTAAATCCACGTTGTTCGCCCTGTTGCTGGGTGAGCTGACCCCGGATTCCGGGGACTGCTTGCTGCCGGCCGACTGGCGCATCGCCCATATGCGCCAGGAGATCGACACCCTCGACCGCATTGCGATCGACTACGTGCTCGATGGCGACCTGCGCCTGCGCCAGGTGCAACACGACCTGGCCGAGGCCGAGAAAGCCCAGGACGGTGCGGCTCAGGCCCGCCTGCACTCGGAACTCGACAGCGCCGACGGCTACACCGCCGACGCCCGTGCCCGCAAGATGCTGGCCGGTCTCGGCTTTACCAATGAGCAGATGGACCGCCCGGTCGCCGACTTCTCCGGTGGTTGGCGCATGCGCCTGAACCTGGCTCAGGCGCTGATGTGCCCGTCGGACCTGTTACTGCTCGACGAACCGACCAACCACTTGGACCTCGATGCGATCCTGTGGCTGGAAGACTTCCTCAAGAGCTACCCAGGTACTTTGCTGCTGATTTCCCACGACCGGGATTTCCTCGATGCCGTGGTCGACAACATCGCCCACGTCGAACAGAAGAAAATCACCCTCTACCGTGGCGGCTACACCGCGTTCGAACGCGCGCGTGCCGAGCGTTTGGCGCAGCAGCAGCAAGCTTTCGAGAAGCAGCAGGCGCAACGCGCGCACATGGAAAGCTACATCGCCCGGTTCAAGGCCCAGGCCACCAAGGCCCGTCAGGCCCAGAGCCGGATCAAGGCGCTGGAGCGCATGGAAGAGCTGTCGGCGGCCCACGTTGATTCGCCGTTCGACTTCGTATTTCGTGAGTCGGTGAAGATCTCCAGCCCGTTGCTGGACCTGTCGGATGCGCGTCTGGGGTATGGCGACAAAACCATTCTGGAGAAGGTCAAGCTGCAGCTCACGCCGGGCGCACGTATTGGTTTGCTCGGCCCTAACGGCGCCGGCAAGTCGACACTGATCAAGAACCTGTCGGGTGAACTGCAACCGCTGGCCGGCCGTCTGACCCGTGGCGAGAACCTGGTGGTGGGCTACTTTGCCCAGCATCAGCTGGACTCCCTCGATTCCAAGGCCAGCCCGTTGCTGCACCTGCAGCGTCTGGCGCCGACCGAGCGTGAGCAGACCCTGCGCGACTTCCTCGGTGGCTTTGACTTCCGTGGTGCGCGCATCGATGAGCCGGTATTGAATTTCTCCGGTGGCGAAAAAGCGCGTCTGGCCCTGGCATTGATCGCCTGGGACCGACCGAACCTGTTGCTGCTCGACGAACCCACCAACCACCTGGACCTGGAAATGCGCCTGGCGCTGACCATGGCTCTGCAGGAGTTCAGTGGTGCGGTATTGGTGGTGTCTCACGATCGCCACTTGCTCAAGAGCACCACCGACAACTTCCTGCTGGTGGCGGATGGCAAAGTCGAAGAGTTCGACGGCGATCTGGATGACTACGCACGCTGGCTGACGGATTATCGTCTGCGCAACGCGCCGGTCAGTAACACGCCGGTCAACCCGGACAAAACCGACAAAAAAGCCCAGCGCCAGGCCGCCGCCGCACTGCGTCAGCAGTTGGCGCCGCACAAGCGTGAAGCCGACAAGCTGGAAGCCGAGTTGGGCAAGGTGCATGAGCGCCTGGCCAAGATCGAAACCAGCCTGGGCGACAGCGCCGTCTACGAGGCGGCGCGCAAGGACGAGCTGCGCGACCTGCTGGCCGAACAGGCCAAGCTCAAGGTGCGTGAAGGGCAGTTGGAGGAAACCTGGATGGAGGCCCTCGAGCTGCTGGAAAGTCTGCAAGCGGAGCTGGAGGCGCTGTCCTGA
- a CDS encoding TIGR02444 family protein — protein sequence MCADLWSFALSTYARPGVEAACLRLQEQGADVCLLLCAAWLERRGVALAPARIHALQQVALPWQKNVVEPLRQVRLQWRAMAQLDLPLAALRERVKTLELEAERELLARLEVLTQAWPTEEGDQRGWLESLAAGAANLDHDALQQLRVVASGT from the coding sequence ATGTGCGCTGACCTGTGGAGCTTTGCCCTCTCGACTTACGCCCGACCGGGCGTCGAAGCCGCCTGCCTGCGCTTGCAGGAGCAAGGCGCGGATGTGTGCCTGTTGCTCTGCGCTGCCTGGCTGGAGCGGCGAGGTGTGGCGCTTGCGCCCGCGCGCATTCATGCGCTGCAGCAGGTTGCCCTGCCCTGGCAAAAAAACGTGGTCGAACCGTTGCGACAGGTGCGCCTGCAATGGCGAGCCATGGCTCAACTGGATTTGCCTTTGGCGGCGTTACGCGAGCGGGTCAAAACCCTGGAACTGGAAGCCGAACGGGAGCTGTTGGCGCGCCTGGAAGTGTTGACGCAGGCATGGCCGACTGAAGAAGGGGATCAACGGGGATGGCTTGAAAGCTTGGCGGCCGGAGCCGCCAACCTTGACCACGACGCGCTGCAGCAGTTGCGCGTCGTGGCATCCGGCACTTAG
- a CDS encoding AlgP family protein, translated as MSAKQKPVNTPLHLLQQLSGSLLEHLESACSQALADAEKLLAKLEKQRGKAQEKLHKSRTKLQDAATAGKAKAQAKAKDAVKELEDLLDALKDRQAETRTYISQLKRDAQESLKLAQGVGRVKEAVAKVLGARTPAKAVASKASAKTAAKPAAKTAAAKPAAKPVAKTAAAKPAAKPAAKTAAAKPAAKPAAKTAAAKPAAKPAAKTAAAKPAAKPVAKTAAAKPAAKPAAKTAAAKPAAKPVAKTAAAKPAAKPVAKTAAAKPAAKPAAKTAAAKPAAKPAAKTAAAKPAAKPAAKAAAAKPVAKPVAKTAAAKPAAKPAAKPAAAKPAAKPAAKPAAAKPAPAKPTAPAASPATPTASAAPTASASSTSAPVAPSTTPTSAS; from the coding sequence ATGTCGGCCAAACAGAAGCCTGTAAATACCCCGTTGCACTTACTCCAACAACTTTCGGGCAGCCTGCTCGAACATCTGGAAAGCGCATGTTCCCAAGCCTTGGCTGATGCAGAAAAACTGCTCGCCAAACTGGAAAAACAACGCGGTAAAGCGCAAGAGAAGCTGCACAAGTCCCGCACCAAACTGCAAGACGCCGCGACTGCCGGCAAGGCCAAGGCACAAGCCAAAGCCAAAGACGCTGTTAAAGAACTTGAGGACCTGCTGGATGCCCTCAAGGATCGCCAAGCTGAAACCCGCACTTACATTTCCCAACTCAAGCGCGATGCCCAGGAAAGCCTGAAGCTGGCCCAGGGCGTAGGTCGTGTGAAAGAAGCCGTGGCCAAAGTGCTGGGCGCTCGCACACCAGCAAAAGCTGTTGCGTCGAAAGCTTCGGCTAAGACTGCTGCCAAGCCAGCGGCTAAAACCGCTGCTGCAAAACCAGCCGCCAAGCCAGTTGCTAAAACCGCTGCTGCGAAACCAGCTGCCAAGCCAGCGGCTAAAACCGCTGCTGCGAAACCAGCCGCCAAGCCAGCGGCTAAAACCGCTGCTGCGAAACCGGCCGCCAAGCCAGCGGCTAAAACCGCTGCTGCGAAACCAGCCGCCAAGCCAGTTGCTAAAACGGCTGCTGCAAAACCGGCCGCCAAGCCAGCGGCTAAAACCGCTGCTGCGAAACCAGCCGCCAAGCCAGTTGCTAAAACGGCTGCTGCAAAACCGGCCGCCAAGCCAGTTGCTAAAACTGCCGCTGCAAAACCAGCCGCCAAGCCTGCGGCTAAAACCGCTGCTGCAAAACCGGCCGCCAAGCCAGCAGCTAAAACCGCTGCTGCGAAACCAGCCGCTAAGCCAGCTGCTAAAGCGGCTGCTGCAAAACCGGTCGCCAAGCCGGTTGCTAAAACTGCCGCTGCAAAACCAGCCGCTAAGCCAGCTGCCAAGCCTGCTGCTGCGAAACCAGCCGCTAAGCCAGCCGCAAAACCTGCTGCTGCCAAACCTGCACCGGCCAAGCCAACTGCCCCGGCAGCTTCGCCTGCTACGCCGACGGCGTCCGCCGCGCCAACGGCATCGGCCAGCAGCACGTCTGCACCCGTAGCGCCAAGCACTACCCCAACCAGCGCTTCCTAA
- a CDS encoding FKBP-type peptidyl-prolyl cis-trans isomerase, which translates to MSRYLFLVLGLAIGVANAGEQSPSSSTAQDPHDLAYSLGASLGERLRQEVPDLQIQALVDGLKQAYQGKPLALDNARIEQILAQHEAQSAADAEAPKSEKALAAEQQFLTQEKTASGVRELSDGILLTELKPGTGSKPLASDEVQVKYTGKLPDGTIFDQSTQPQWFRLDSVISGWSKALQQMPTGAKWRLVIPSAQAYGADGAGELIPPYTPLVFEIELLGTRH; encoded by the coding sequence ATGTCGCGTTACCTTTTTTTAGTGCTTGGCTTGGCGATTGGCGTGGCCAATGCAGGTGAGCAATCGCCGTCCAGCAGCACTGCTCAAGACCCGCACGATCTCGCGTACAGCTTGGGCGCAAGCCTCGGCGAGCGCTTGCGCCAGGAAGTCCCCGACCTGCAGATCCAGGCGCTGGTTGACGGCCTCAAGCAAGCCTACCAAGGCAAACCACTGGCGCTGGACAATGCTCGTATCGAACAGATCCTCGCCCAACACGAAGCACAGAGTGCGGCCGACGCTGAGGCGCCAAAAAGCGAAAAAGCGCTCGCTGCCGAACAGCAGTTTTTAACCCAGGAAAAAACGGCAAGCGGCGTGCGTGAATTGTCGGATGGCATTCTGCTCACCGAGCTGAAGCCTGGTACTGGCAGCAAGCCGTTGGCCAGTGATGAGGTGCAGGTGAAATACACCGGGAAGTTGCCCGACGGGACAATCTTCGATCAGAGCACACAGCCCCAATGGTTTCGTCTGGACAGTGTGATCAGCGGCTGGAGCAAAGCACTTCAACAGATGCCGACAGGTGCAAAATGGCGCCTGGTGATTCCATCGGCCCAGGCCTATGGCGCCGACGGTGCCGGCGAGTTGATACCGCCGTATACACCGCTGGTATTTGAGATCGAGTTGCTCGGTACTCGCCACTGA
- a CDS encoding Rsd/AlgQ family anti-sigma factor: protein MLESCQNAQERWGGVHKLIDSWLKARHELVRAFDALGAKPEALAQNCESLQDFCGVLVDYVSTGHFEIYEQLTSEAKAFNDKRGLELAETIYPRIDVITEKLLAFNDLCDAGKCVAEKFKELGGLLHERFELEDCLIEVLHNAHKEEPVAQV, encoded by the coding sequence ATGCTGGAAAGTTGTCAGAATGCTCAGGAACGCTGGGGTGGGGTGCACAAGCTGATCGACAGCTGGTTGAAAGCACGTCACGAACTGGTTCGGGCCTTTGATGCTCTTGGCGCCAAGCCCGAAGCATTGGCTCAGAATTGCGAGTCGCTGCAAGATTTCTGCGGTGTATTGGTGGACTATGTTTCTACAGGTCATTTCGAGATCTACGAGCAACTGACCAGCGAGGCGAAAGCGTTTAACGATAAGCGTGGTCTGGAGCTGGCCGAGACTATTTACCCGCGCATCGACGTCATCACTGAAAAGTTGCTGGCCTTTAACGACCTGTGTGACGCCGGCAAGTGTGTTGCTGAAAAATTTAAAGAGTTGGGTGGTCTGCTCCACGAGCGTTTCGAGCTGGAAGACTGCTTGATCGAAGTGTTGCACAACGCCCATAAGGAAGAGCCTGTCGCGCAGGTTTGA
- a CDS encoding disulfide bond formation protein B, translating into MSLAPSRSLFLLAFMAGAMTLGASFYLEFGALLRPCFLCQVQRIFLAAFTLINLVAVIHGPRRFAAYLYGLASMGCALLGAITAVRQVLLQNAALEQASDCWPSLQYMIENLSLWQSLQLTIRGTVDCVELNWTLFDLSLPEWSLLFFVAMLVLGIMQFSRLLLSRRVDLVRY; encoded by the coding sequence ATGTCTTTGGCCCCTTCACGCTCCTTGTTTCTCCTGGCGTTCATGGCTGGTGCGATGACGTTGGGTGCGTCGTTCTATCTTGAGTTCGGCGCGCTTTTGCGCCCTTGCTTCCTTTGCCAGGTGCAACGCATCTTTTTGGCCGCCTTTACGCTGATCAATCTGGTTGCCGTGATTCACGGCCCAAGACGCTTTGCGGCTTATCTTTACGGGTTGGCCAGCATGGGGTGCGCGTTGCTGGGCGCTATCACCGCCGTGCGCCAAGTACTGCTACAAAATGCCGCACTGGAGCAGGCCAGCGATTGCTGGCCCAGTCTGCAATACATGATTGAGAACCTGTCGCTTTGGCAATCACTGCAATTGACGATCAGAGGCACCGTCGATTGTGTGGAACTCAACTGGACGCTGTTCGACCTGAGCCTGCCCGAGTGGAGTTTGCTGTTCTTCGTGGCGATGCTGGTCCTGGGCATCATGCAGTTTTCGCGGCTGCTACTGAGCCGTCGTGTGGACCTTGTGAGGTACTGA